In a single window of the Labeo rohita strain BAU-BD-2019 chromosome 23, IGBB_LRoh.1.0, whole genome shotgun sequence genome:
- the itchb gene encoding itchy E3 ubiquitin protein ligase b — MACSVAKAGPANGFPMKAQLQITVISAKLKDNKKNWFGPSPYVEVCVDGQSKKTEKCNNTHSPKWKQSLTVIVTPFSKLIFRVWSHQTLKSDVLLGVATLDVSETLKSHDMKISEVVQTLQLCTDRDQTDSIGDLSVCLDGLQVDPEMFQSAEANNQNTLNGESELNDDLSRRSRDPSPSVIDAQDQPSAPNGRVNGMDSPSVSTRGSRPQRPPRPSRPPPPTPRRPTSSPASSTGSFPDGSDSSRSDTPVRNPTGGGASDSSPAPTVEQPGRTSLSVVPAPSRIPSMVNAGPLPAGWEQRVDQNGRLYYVDHVEKRTTWERPEPLPTGWERRVDPMGRVYFVDHISRTTTWQRPTMETVRNYEQWQHQRNQLQGAMQQFNQRFIIGLQDQASAAQNKEFDPLGPLPHGWEKRTDSNGRVYFVHHTTRTTQWEDPRTQGLLNDKPLPEGWEMRFTVDGIPYFVDHNRRTTTYIDPRTGKSSLENGPQITYVRDFKAKVQYFRFWCQQLAMPQHIKITVTRKTLFEDSFQQIMSFNAQDLRRRLWIIFPGEEGLDYGGVAREWFFLLSHEVLNPMYCLFEYAGKDNYCLQINPASYINPDHLKYFRFIGRFIAMALFHGKFIDTGFSLPFYKRILNKPLALKDLESIDPEFYNSLIWIKDNNIEECGLEMFFSVDKEILGEVSTHELKPDGGNIQVTEENKEEYIRLVAEWRLSRGVEEQTQAFFEGFNEVLPQQYLQYFDAKELEVMLCGMQEIDLNDWQRNTIYRHYTSTSKQILWFWQFMKEMDNEKRMRLLQFVTGTCRLPVGGFADLMGSNGPQKFCIEKVGKENWLPRSHTCFNRLDLPPYRSYEQLKEKLMFAIEETEGFGQE; from the exons ATGGCCTGCAGTGTTGCTAAAGCAGGCCCTGCTAATGGCTTCCCAATGAAAGCGCAGCTGCAGATCACGG TGATCTCGGCCAAGCTCAAGGATAACAAGAAGAACTGGTTCGGCCCGAGTCCGTATGTGGAGGTGTGTGTGGACGGCCAGTCCAAAAAGACGGAGAAATGCAACAACACGCACTCGCCCAAATGGAAACAGTCGCTCACTGT GATCGTGACTCCGTTCAGCAAGCTGATCTTCCGTGTTTGGAGTCATCAGACACTGAAGTCGGACGTTCTGCTGGGCGTGGCAACTCTCGACGTCAGCGAGACGCTCAAATCACATGACATGAAGA TCTCTGAGGTGGTGCAGACGCTGCAGCTGTGCACAGACAGAGATCAGACTGATAGCATTGGCGATCTGTCCGTGTGTTTGGACGGCCTGCAGGTGGATCCAGAAATGTTCCAGTCGGCCGAGGCCAATAACCAGA ATACTTTAAATGGAGAATCTGAGCTTAATGACGACCTGAGCAGAAG AAGCAGAGATCCTTCGCCATCGGTCATAGATGCTCAGGATCAACCGTCGGCTCCCAACGGCCGTGTGAACGGAATGGACTCTCCTTCAGTGTCAACCAGAGGGTCGCGACCCCAGAGACCCCCACGACCCTCGCGACCTCCTCCACCGACCCCACGCAGACCCACGTCCTCCCCAG CTTCCTCTACTGGCTCTTTTCCTGACGGCAGCGATTCGTCCCGTTCTGACACTCCAGTTCGGAATCCCACAGGGGGCGGAGCCTCAGACTCTAGCCCTGCCCCCACAGTGGAGCAGCCTGGTAGGACGTCCCTCAGTGTAGTCCCCGCCCCCAGCAGGATTCCCAGCATGGTCAACGCTGGACCTCTGCCGGCTGG ttGGGAGCAGCGTGTCGATCAGAACGGCCGTTTGTATTATGTTGATCATGTGGAAAAGAGGACGACGTGGGAGAGACCGGAGCCTCTGCCGACAGG CTGGGAGCGGCGTGTGGACCCGATGGGCCGGGTGTATTTTGTGGACCACATTAGCAGAACCACCACGTGGCAGCGGCCCACGATGGAGACGGTGAGAAACTACGAGCAATGGCAGCACCAGCGCAATCAGCTGCAGGGAGCCATGCAGCAGTTCAACCAAAGATTCATCATTGGG CTGCAGGATCAGGCTTCGGCCGCCCAGAATAAGGAGTTCGACCCGCTTGGACCTCTGCCACACGGATGGG AGAAGAGAACGGACAGTAATGGCAGAGTTTACTTCGTTCATCACACGACCAGAACGACGCAGTGGGAGGATCCGCGCACACAAGG TTTGCTAAATGACAAGCCGCTGCCGGAAGGTTGGGAGATGAGGTTTACGGTCGATGGCATCCCTTACTTCGTAGATCACAACCGGAGAACCACCACTTACATCGACCCACGGACTGGAAAATCCTCTCT TGAGAACGGCCCTCAAATCACATATGTACGAGACTTCAAAGCCAAAGTTCAGTACTTCAGATTCTGGTGTCAG CAATTAGCGATGCCACAGCACATAAAGATCACCGTAACCCGGAAAACGTTGTTCGAAGACTCGTTCCAGCAG ATCATGAGTTTTAACGCTCAGGATCTCAGACGCAGACTGTGGATCATCTTCCCTGGGGAGGAGGGGCTTGATTATGGAGGCGTGGCCAG GGAGTGGTTCTTCCTGTTATCTCACGAGGTGTTAAACCCAATGTACTGCCTGTTTGAATACGCTGGCAAAGACAACTACTGCCTCCAGATAAACCCTGCCTCCTACATCAACCCCGACCACCTCAAATACTTCCGGTTCATTGGACGCTTCATCGCCATG GCCTTGTTTCATGGGAAATTCATCGATACAGGCTTCTCACTGCCATTCTACAAACGCATCCTGAATAAGCCCCTGGCTCTGAAAGACCTGGAGTCCATCGACCCAGAGTTTTACAACTCACTCATCTGGATCAA GGATAATAACATCGAGGAGTGCGGGCTGGAGATGTTTTTCTCGGTGGATAAGGAGATCCTGGGTGAGGTGTCGACTCACGAGCTGAAGCCGGACGGCGGGAACATCCAGGTCACAGAGGAGAACAAAGAGGAGTACATCAG GCTGGTGGCGGAGTGGCGTCTGTCTCGTGGTGTCGAGGAACAGACTCAAGCCTTTTTTGAAGGATTTAATGAGGTTCTTCCGCAGCAGTACCTGCAGTATTTCGATGCCAAAGAGCTGGAG GTGATGTTGTGTGGGATGCAAGAAATAGATCTAAATGACTGGCAGAGAAACACCATTTACAGACATTACACCTCCACCAGTAAACAGATCCTGTGGTTCTGGCAg TTTATGAAAGAGATGGATAATGAGAAGCGCATGAGATTGTTGCAGTTCGTTACCGGTACTTGCCGTCTGCCTGTCGGAGGCTTTGCAGACTTGATGG GGAGTAACGGACCACAGAAGTTCTGCATCGAGAAGGTTGGGAAGGAGAACTGGCTTCCCCGCAGCCACACATG TTTTAATCGTCTGGATTTGCCGCCGTATCGCAGTTACGAACAGCTGAAGGAGAAGCTGATGTTCGCTATTGAGGAGACAGAAGGTTTCGGACAGGAGTGA